A single Pseudoxanthomonas sp. DNA region contains:
- a CDS encoding DUF4124 domain-containing protein, which produces MRAWLAIAAGIGLGVGVAWWLARESPESTSRKQARAEQAAAAQARDARPSLYRWRDDAGVLQITEQPPKGRRYERIDRDTPAGIRVSGDATPDAD; this is translated from the coding sequence ATGCGCGCATGGCTGGCGATCGCCGCAGGCATCGGGCTGGGCGTCGGCGTCGCCTGGTGGCTGGCCCGCGAGTCGCCCGAGAGCACCTCACGCAAGCAAGCGCGCGCCGAACAGGCGGCGGCCGCACAGGCCCGCGATGCGCGCCCCTCGCTCTACCGCTGGCGCGACGATGCCGGTGTGCTGCAGATCACCGAGCAGCCGCCGAAGGGCCGCCGCTACGAACGCATCGACCGCGACACGCCGGCCGGCATCCGCGTGAGCGGTGACGCCACGCCCGACGCGGATTGA
- a CDS encoding proline--tRNA ligase: MRLSQFHLRTTKETPADAELVSHQLMLRAGMIRKLAAGLYTWSPLGLRVLRKVETVVREEMDRAGAIEMLMPTIQPRELWEETGRWEKFGGQLLKITDRKEQAFCYSPTAEEAVTDFARQELSSYKQLPVNFYQIQTKFRDEIRPRFGVMRAREFVMKDAYSFHLTDEDLVREYRNMHAAYTRIFTRLGLDFRAVQADSGAIGGDASQEFHVLADSGEDAIAFSTGSDYAANVETAQAAAPGPRAAASEAMTKVATPTQKTCEDVAALLGIPLQRTVKSVAVMTDGGFVLALVRGDHAVNEIKLGKVAGMADYRLATEAEILAHLGSEPGFLGPVGAKQAIRVVTDRDVAAMADFVVGANESGFHLAGVNWGRDLPEPETVADIRNVVAGDRAANGGEIRIVRGIEVGHVFQLGRKYSEAMKFTVPDETGKAATPAMGCYGIGVSRIVAAAIEQNHDANGIIWPAPMAPWAVAVCMINPKNDAAVNDAAQQLLQELQAAGIDAVLDDRGLRPGAMFADIELIGIPHRVVVSERGLAAGTFEYRARRATEAENIGRDELLARLRG, translated from the coding sequence ATGCGCCTGTCGCAGTTCCATCTCCGCACCACCAAGGAAACGCCCGCCGACGCCGAACTGGTCAGCCACCAGCTGATGCTGCGCGCCGGCATGATCCGCAAGCTGGCCGCCGGCCTGTACACCTGGTCGCCGCTGGGCCTGCGCGTGCTGCGCAAGGTGGAAACCGTGGTGCGGGAGGAGATGGACCGGGCCGGCGCGATCGAGATGCTCATGCCGACCATCCAGCCGCGCGAGCTGTGGGAAGAGACGGGCCGATGGGAGAAGTTCGGCGGCCAGCTGCTGAAGATCACCGACCGCAAGGAGCAGGCCTTCTGCTACAGCCCCACGGCGGAAGAAGCGGTGACCGACTTCGCTAGGCAGGAGCTGTCCAGCTACAAGCAGCTGCCGGTCAACTTCTACCAGATTCAGACCAAGTTCCGCGACGAGATCCGTCCGCGCTTCGGCGTGATGCGCGCGCGCGAGTTCGTGATGAAGGACGCCTACTCCTTCCACCTCACCGACGAGGACCTGGTGCGCGAATACCGCAACATGCATGCGGCCTACACGCGCATCTTCACCCGCCTGGGCCTGGACTTCCGCGCGGTGCAGGCCGACAGCGGCGCCATCGGCGGTGACGCCTCGCAGGAGTTCCACGTGCTGGCCGACTCGGGCGAGGACGCCATCGCGTTCTCCACCGGCTCCGACTACGCCGCCAATGTCGAAACCGCGCAGGCCGCCGCCCCGGGCCCGCGCGCCGCCGCGTCGGAAGCGATGACCAAGGTGGCCACGCCCACGCAGAAGACCTGCGAGGACGTCGCCGCCCTGCTCGGCATTCCGCTGCAACGCACGGTCAAGTCGGTCGCCGTGATGACCGACGGGGGCTTCGTGCTGGCCCTGGTGCGCGGCGACCATGCCGTCAACGAGATCAAGCTGGGCAAGGTCGCCGGCATGGCCGACTACCGGCTGGCGACGGAGGCGGAAATCCTCGCCCATCTCGGCAGTGAGCCGGGCTTCCTCGGTCCGGTCGGCGCGAAACAGGCGATCCGCGTGGTCACCGACCGCGACGTGGCGGCGATGGCGGATTTCGTGGTCGGCGCCAACGAGTCCGGCTTCCACCTGGCCGGCGTCAACTGGGGCCGCGATCTGCCCGAGCCGGAGACCGTGGCCGATATCCGCAACGTGGTGGCCGGCGACCGGGCGGCCAACGGCGGCGAGATCCGCATCGTGCGCGGCATCGAGGTGGGCCACGTGTTCCAGCTCGGTCGCAAGTACAGCGAAGCGATGAAGTTCACCGTGCCGGACGAGACCGGCAAGGCCGCCACGCCGGCGATGGGCTGCTACGGCATCGGCGTGTCGCGCATCGTGGCCGCCGCCATCGAGCAGAACCACGACGCCAACGGCATCATCTGGCCGGCGCCGATGGCGCCGTGGGCCGTCGCCGTGTGCATGATCAATCCGAAGAACGATGCGGCGGTGAACGACGCTGCACAGCAGCTGCTGCAGGAACTGCAGGCCGCCGGGATCGACGCGGTGCTGGATGACCGCGGCCTGCGCCCCGGCGCGATGTTCGCCGACATCGAACTGATCGGCATTCCGCACCGCGTGGTGGTGTCCGAACGCGGACTCGCCGCGGGCACGTTCGAATACCGCGCGCGCCGGGCGACGGAAGCCGAGAACATCGGTCGCGACGAACTGCTGGCGCGCCTGCGGGGTTGA
- a CDS encoding threonine/serine ThrE exporter family protein translates to MLTTATYAQRIAFVCEIAGRLHSYGTTAQRLEGTVVGLSQRLGLDCEPWSNPTGLILSFSDPSRPLGASDSTRVIRLAPGETDLHKLSEADRIADAVSSGEMSIAQGHTALRALDRTPGWRWRAMQIFASGLAAAAVAGLWRLPWLDIATAGLIGVIIGVLGELIARRPKMKEASDAISALVAGFVAILVANFIAPLNLNTVIIASLIVLLPGMALTNAVNELTSQHLVSGVARFAGAMATVLKLTVGSMIAVTLAQLVGLYPDVRASRPQPEWVEWAAMVFAAYAFAVLFKAHRRDYFWVMAAAIAGYSISRYAGQTWGSPVGIFLSALTLTAAGNAFARWANRPGALIRVPGILMLVPGSTSLRGLLTLVQQQDVGVGQSALLAVTNVVMALVAGLLFGNLLISSRKNL, encoded by the coding sequence CTGCTGACCACCGCCACCTATGCCCAGCGCATCGCGTTCGTCTGCGAAATCGCCGGGCGCCTGCACAGTTACGGCACCACGGCGCAGCGACTGGAAGGCACCGTTGTGGGCCTGTCGCAACGCCTGGGTCTGGATTGCGAGCCGTGGTCCAACCCGACCGGCCTGATCCTGAGTTTCAGCGATCCGTCGCGCCCGCTCGGCGCCAGCGACAGCACGCGGGTGATCCGGCTGGCGCCCGGCGAAACCGACCTGCACAAGCTCAGCGAAGCCGACCGCATCGCCGACGCGGTGTCGTCCGGCGAGATGAGCATCGCCCAGGGCCATACCGCCCTGCGTGCGCTCGACCGCACGCCCGGCTGGCGCTGGCGGGCGATGCAGATCTTCGCCTCGGGGCTGGCCGCGGCCGCGGTCGCCGGCCTGTGGCGGCTGCCGTGGCTGGACATCGCCACCGCCGGCCTGATCGGCGTGATCATCGGCGTGCTGGGCGAACTGATCGCGCGTCGGCCGAAGATGAAGGAGGCCAGCGATGCGATTTCGGCGCTGGTCGCCGGCTTCGTGGCGATCCTGGTGGCCAACTTCATCGCGCCGTTGAACCTCAACACGGTGATCATCGCCTCGCTGATCGTGCTGCTGCCCGGCATGGCGCTGACCAATGCGGTCAACGAGCTGACCAGCCAGCATCTGGTGTCGGGCGTGGCGCGTTTCGCCGGCGCGATGGCCACGGTACTCAAGCTGACGGTCGGCAGCATGATCGCGGTGACGCTGGCGCAGCTGGTGGGTCTGTATCCGGACGTGCGCGCTTCGCGGCCGCAGCCGGAATGGGTGGAGTGGGCCGCCATGGTGTTCGCCGCCTACGCGTTCGCCGTGCTGTTCAAGGCGCACCGGCGCGACTACTTCTGGGTGATGGCCGCGGCGATCGCCGGCTACAGCATCTCGCGCTACGCCGGCCAGACCTGGGGCAGCCCGGTCGGCATCTTCCTGTCGGCGCTGACGTTGACCGCGGCCGGCAATGCGTTCGCGCGTTGGGCAAACCGTCCCGGCGCCCTGATCCGCGTGCCCGGCATCCTGATGCTGGTGCCGGGCAGCACCAGCCTGCGCGGGCTGCTGACCCTGGTGCAGCAGCAGGACGTGGGTGTGGGGCAATCGGCGCTGCTGGCCGTGACCAACGTGGTGATGGCGCTGGTCGCCGGCCTGCTGTTCGGCAACCTGCTGATTTCCTCGCGCAAGAATCTCTGA
- a CDS encoding DMT family transporter, which yields MALGSAAAWAVGVILARQLGAHLPPLTLNLLKNGLVLAVLAPVALLVHAGDWPALPTRDVAIVLASGVIGIALADTLYFRALNELGAGRMGVIGNLYSPLVLLLGFVFLDERLGGLQWLGFGLVALGVLLVSRPPGEWRTHPRHTARGVLLGLLAIALMAVAIVMVKRTLETQPLLWVTLLRLVGAVAGLLLVSALPAMRRRMRFVAAEVPWHRLVLAALVGQGLSMVLWLGGYKYTSASVAAILNESASVFLVVLAALWLREPLGRRAIVGVLLTFGGIACMLLGRATP from the coding sequence ATGGCGCTGGGCAGCGCGGCCGCGTGGGCGGTCGGCGTGATCCTGGCGCGCCAGCTCGGCGCCCACCTGCCGCCGCTGACGCTCAACCTGTTGAAGAACGGCCTGGTGCTGGCGGTGCTGGCGCCGGTCGCGCTGCTGGTCCACGCGGGCGACTGGCCGGCGTTGCCGACGCGTGATGTCGCCATCGTGCTGGCCAGCGGCGTCATCGGCATTGCCCTGGCGGACACGCTGTATTTCCGTGCGCTCAACGAACTCGGCGCCGGCCGCATGGGCGTCATCGGCAATCTCTACAGCCCGCTGGTGCTGCTGCTGGGGTTCGTCTTCCTCGACGAGCGCCTCGGTGGCCTGCAGTGGCTGGGCTTCGGCCTGGTGGCGCTGGGCGTGCTGCTGGTCAGTCGTCCGCCGGGGGAATGGCGCACGCATCCGCGCCACACCGCGCGCGGCGTGCTGCTGGGCCTGCTCGCCATCGCGCTGATGGCCGTGGCCATCGTGATGGTCAAGCGCACCCTGGAGACGCAGCCGCTGCTCTGGGTCACCCTGCTGCGGCTGGTGGGCGCCGTGGCCGGCCTGCTGCTGGTGTCCGCCCTGCCCGCCATGCGCCGGCGCATGCGGTTCGTCGCCGCCGAGGTACCCTGGCACCGGCTGGTGCTGGCGGCCCTGGTCGGCCAGGGCCTGTCGATGGTGCTGTGGCTGGGCGGCTACAAGTACACCAGCGCCTCGGTGGCCGCGATCCTCAACGAGAGCGCGTCGGTGTTCCTGGTGGTGCTGGCGGCGCTGTGGCTGCGCGAGCCGCTGGGCCGCCGAGCCATTGTCGGCGTGCTCCTCACGTTCGGTGGGATAGCCTGTATGCTCCTCGGCCGAGCGACGCCATGA
- a CDS encoding MlaE family lipid ABC transporter permease subunit, which yields MTPTLARPQYEADPGDPQRVTLAGDWTLASALTVAEQLKTVPEGVTRLDASAIDRIDSAGVLQLLRFAKRRGMDPSAIEFRPDHQALVSTIEDVADDRPPRKRDYGFLAALSRLGYRVHENKQEVIALLSFTGENLVKLVRMVKEPRRFRPTATVAHMEAVGLDAVPLVILLSYMVGAVIAFLGSTVLRDFGAEIYVVELVSIAFLREFAVLMTAIVLAGRTASAFTAQIGAMKSREEIDAIRTLGLDPIDLLVIPRLIALLVMLPLLTFISMMAGLAGGVTVGAFDLGIPPQMYIARMHDTIEVTHFLVGMSKAPVFALVIGLIGCLEGLQVEGTAQSVGERTTSSVVQTISLVIIIDALAALWFMHMDW from the coding sequence ATGACCCCCACCCTTGCCCGCCCGCAGTACGAAGCCGACCCCGGCGACCCCCAGCGCGTGACGCTGGCGGGCGACTGGACGCTGGCCAGTGCGTTGACCGTGGCGGAGCAGCTGAAAACCGTGCCCGAGGGCGTCACCCGGCTCGATGCCAGCGCGATCGACCGCATCGACTCGGCCGGCGTGCTGCAGCTGCTGCGCTTCGCCAAGCGGCGCGGGATGGACCCGTCGGCCATCGAGTTCCGACCCGATCACCAGGCGCTGGTCAGCACCATCGAGGACGTCGCCGACGACCGCCCGCCGCGCAAGCGGGACTACGGCTTCCTGGCGGCGCTGTCCCGCCTCGGCTACCGGGTGCACGAGAACAAGCAGGAGGTCATCGCCCTGCTCAGCTTCACCGGCGAGAACCTGGTCAAGCTGGTGCGGATGGTCAAGGAGCCGCGCCGCTTCCGTCCCACCGCGACCGTGGCCCACATGGAGGCGGTGGGCCTGGACGCCGTGCCACTGGTGATCCTGCTGTCGTACATGGTGGGCGCGGTGATCGCCTTCCTAGGCTCCACCGTGCTGCGCGATTTCGGCGCGGAGATCTACGTGGTGGAACTGGTCAGCATCGCCTTCCTGCGCGAGTTCGCGGTGCTGATGACCGCCATCGTGCTGGCGGGCCGCACCGCGTCGGCCTTCACCGCGCAGATCGGTGCGATGAAGAGCCGCGAGGAGATCGACGCGATCCGCACGCTGGGGCTGGATCCGATCGACCTGTTGGTCATCCCGCGGCTGATCGCGCTGCTGGTGATGCTGCCGCTGCTGACCTTCATCTCGATGATGGCTGGCCTGGCCGGCGGCGTCACCGTGGGCGCGTTCGACCTGGGCATCCCGCCGCAGATGTACATCGCGCGCATGCACGACACCATCGAGGTGACGCACTTCCTGGTCGGCATGTCGAAGGCGCCGGTGTTCGCGCTGGTGATCGGCCTGATCGGCTGCCTGGAAGGCCTGCAGGTGGAAGGCACGGCGCAGTCGGTCGGCGAGCGCACCACCTCCAGCGTGGTCCAGACCATTTCGCTGGTCATCATCATCGACGCGCTGGCCGCGTTGTGGTTCATGCACATGGACTGGTGA
- a CDS encoding ABC transporter ATP-binding protein encodes MPDESPIIHVRGLVNRFGEQTVHEGLDLDVRRGEILGVVGGSGTGKSVLMRSILGLRQPNEGQITVLGEDARSEDPAARQHIERNTGVLFQDGALFSSLTVGENVQVPLKEHHPELPDSWRYELALLKVKLAGLPADALNKLPSQLSGGMRKRAGLARALALDPPLLFLDEPTAGLDPIGAAAFDRLIKTLQEALGLTVFLITHDLDTLYAICDRVAVLADQKVVTVAPLQEVERFDHPWVQEYFHGPRARAARDGQQAPGPSLSQTAV; translated from the coding sequence ATGCCCGATGAATCTCCCATCATCCACGTGCGCGGCCTGGTCAACCGCTTCGGCGAACAGACCGTGCACGAAGGCCTCGACCTGGACGTGCGTCGCGGCGAGATCCTGGGCGTGGTCGGCGGTTCCGGCACCGGCAAGTCGGTGCTGATGCGCTCGATCCTCGGTCTGCGGCAGCCCAACGAAGGGCAGATCACCGTGCTGGGTGAAGATGCCCGTTCGGAAGATCCGGCCGCGCGCCAGCACATCGAGCGCAACACCGGCGTGCTGTTCCAGGATGGCGCGCTGTTCTCGTCGCTGACCGTGGGCGAAAACGTGCAGGTACCGCTGAAGGAACACCACCCCGAGCTGCCGGACAGCTGGCGCTACGAACTGGCGCTGCTGAAGGTCAAGCTGGCGGGCCTGCCTGCCGATGCGCTCAACAAACTGCCTTCGCAGCTGTCCGGCGGCATGCGCAAGCGCGCGGGCCTGGCGCGCGCGCTGGCGCTCGATCCGCCCCTGCTGTTCCTCGACGAGCCCACCGCCGGCCTGGACCCGATCGGTGCGGCCGCGTTCGACCGGCTGATCAAGACGCTGCAGGAAGCGCTGGGCCTGACCGTCTTCCTGATCACCCACGACCTGGACACGCTGTATGCGATCTGCGACCGCGTCGCGGTGCTGGCCGACCAGAAGGTGGTGACGGTGGCGCCCCTGCAGGAGGTGGAACGGTTCGACCACCCCTGGGTGCAGGAATATTTCCACGGTCCCCGCGCGCGTGCCGCGCGCGACGGACAGCAGGCCCCCGGGCCTTCCCTTTCGCAAACGGCGGTCTGA
- a CDS encoding MlaD family protein produces the protein METRANYVLIGAFTLIIAAALLLFGLWAAKYSSERTWQEYQVVFREAVTGLSVGSPVQYNGIAVGSITKLSLAPNDPRQVIARIRVESYTPVKTDTRAKLAITSLTGPTIIQLSGGTPQAPSLTSVDSREAPVIQTAPSALQNITDTANRIVERLDQMLSDKNVASITATLENLEAMSTSLASREDGVEALIVSARDAAQNLDRTLTTTNGAIERLDKNLVQELPGILDKLETTLGKLDSAAGNADAILGENRAAINSFASDGLGQLGPTLTELRGLVRDLRRVSDRLEGNPARYLLGRDAPKEFDPK, from the coding sequence ATGGAAACACGCGCCAACTACGTGCTCATCGGGGCTTTCACCCTCATCATCGCCGCCGCGCTGCTGCTGTTCGGCCTGTGGGCGGCGAAGTACTCCTCCGAGCGCACCTGGCAGGAATACCAGGTGGTGTTCCGTGAGGCGGTGACCGGCCTGTCGGTCGGCAGCCCCGTGCAGTACAACGGCATCGCGGTGGGCTCGATCACCAAGCTGTCGCTGGCGCCGAACGATCCGCGCCAGGTGATCGCGCGCATCCGCGTGGAGTCGTACACGCCGGTCAAGACCGACACCCGCGCCAAGCTGGCCATCACCAGCCTGACCGGCCCGACCATCATCCAGCTCAGCGGCGGCACGCCGCAGGCGCCGTCGCTGACCAGCGTGGATTCGCGCGAGGCGCCGGTCATCCAGACGGCGCCGTCGGCGCTGCAGAACATCACCGACACCGCCAACCGCATCGTCGAGCGCCTGGACCAGATGCTCAGCGACAAGAATGTCGCCAGCATCACCGCCACGCTGGAGAACCTGGAAGCGATGAGCACGTCGCTGGCCAGCCGCGAGGATGGCGTCGAAGCCCTGATCGTCAGCGCGCGCGACGCCGCGCAGAACCTGGACCGGACCCTCACCACCACCAACGGCGCCATCGAGCGGCTGGACAAGAACCTGGTGCAGGAACTGCCGGGCATCCTGGACAAGCTGGAGACCACGCTGGGCAAGCTGGATTCGGCGGCCGGCAATGCCGACGCGATCCTCGGCGAGAACCGCGCCGCCATCAACAGCTTCGCCAGCGACGGCCTGGGCCAGCTGGGCCCCACCCTCACCGAACTGCGCGGCCTGGTGCGCGACCTGCGCCGGGTCAGCGACCGTCTCGAAGGCAATCCCGCGCGCTACCTGCTCGGCCGCGACGCACCCAAGGAGTTCGACCCGAAATGA
- a CDS encoding ABC-type transport auxiliary lipoprotein family protein — MKPQRLTFALPCLLALAGCSILGSEQRDPVTIYAPDVRVAPQAGWPQVDWTLIVAKPTAARVIDSPRISVRPSPGELQVYRGVSWALPATDMLQDAVQRTLEDSGRIPAVASADAGILGEYKLVMDLRRFEADYAGGALPSAVVEVNAKLVNNRGQRVVASRTFLQQKPADSVDVAQVAIAFEDALEAATADIAGWVLVSGNSDPNPAR, encoded by the coding sequence ATGAAGCCGCAGCGCCTCACCTTCGCCCTCCCCTGCCTGCTTGCGCTGGCCGGCTGCTCGATCCTGGGCAGTGAACAGCGCGACCCGGTCACCATCTACGCGCCGGATGTCCGGGTGGCGCCGCAGGCCGGCTGGCCGCAGGTGGACTGGACCCTGATCGTCGCCAAGCCGACGGCCGCGCGCGTGATCGACAGTCCCCGCATCAGCGTGCGGCCGTCGCCCGGCGAGCTGCAGGTCTACCGCGGCGTCTCCTGGGCGTTGCCGGCGACCGACATGCTGCAGGATGCGGTACAGCGCACGCTGGAGGATTCGGGGCGCATCCCCGCCGTGGCCAGTGCCGATGCCGGCATCCTCGGCGAGTACAAGCTGGTGATGGACCTGCGCCGTTTCGAAGCCGACTACGCCGGCGGCGCGTTGCCGTCCGCCGTGGTCGAAGTGAACGCCAAACTGGTCAACAACCGCGGGCAGCGCGTCGTCGCGTCGCGCACGTTCCTGCAGCAGAAGCCGGCGGACAGCGTCGACGTGGCACAGGTGGCGATCGCTTTCGAGGACGCGCTGGAAGCGGCGACCGCCGACATCGCGGGCTGGGTACTGGTATCCGGCAACAGCGACCCCAACCCTGCACGATGA
- a CDS encoding alpha-ketoglutarate-dependent dioxygenase AlkB: MTIPLPLAANGHNTSLPGAHLDYRPAWLAGAEADALLDALRSSLPWSVHRIRMFGRVVDSPRLSAWVGDAEAVYRYSGTDFTPHPWTAALSGLRLRLQDELDTPFNSVLANLYRDGRDAMGWHSDDEPELGPRPVIASVSLGAARRFLLKHRQDPALRSALTLPHGSLLVMAGDTQRHYRHALPRTARPVGPRINLTFRWIDPARRR, translated from the coding sequence ATGACCATACCCCTGCCGCTCGCTGCGAATGGACACAACACGTCGCTTCCGGGCGCGCATCTGGACTATCGGCCCGCGTGGCTGGCCGGTGCGGAGGCCGATGCGCTGCTCGATGCGTTGCGGTCGTCGCTGCCGTGGAGCGTGCACCGCATCCGGATGTTCGGCCGCGTGGTCGATTCGCCCAGGCTGAGCGCGTGGGTCGGCGATGCGGAGGCGGTGTACCGCTACTCGGGTACGGACTTCACGCCGCATCCGTGGACGGCCGCTTTGTCCGGTCTGCGGCTGCGGCTGCAGGATGAACTCGATACCCCCTTCAACAGCGTACTGGCGAACCTGTACCGCGACGGCCGCGACGCGATGGGCTGGCACAGCGACGACGAGCCCGAACTCGGACCGCGGCCGGTGATCGCTTCCGTCAGCCTGGGCGCCGCGCGCCGCTTCCTGCTCAAGCACCGGCAGGATCCGGCGCTGCGTTCAGCGTTGACGTTGCCGCACGGCAGCCTGCTGGTGATGGCGGGCGATACGCAGCGGCATTACCGCCACGCGCTCCCGCGCACGGCCCGACCGGTGGGGCCACGCATCAACCTGACGTTCCGCTGGATCGATCCGGCGCGCCGTCGCTGA
- a CDS encoding electron transfer flavoprotein-ubiquinone oxidoreductase: protein MSDVERDVMEYDVVTVGAGPSGLAFAIRLKQLNPEISVCVIEKASAIGAHILSGAVIEPQPLDALLPGWRDNPPPVCVPAADDEFWYFSKDGGRKFPIVPPGMRNHGNFIVSLGAMCAWLAPQAEALGVEIYPGFAAAETLHDDDGKVVGVRIGDMGIAKDGNHKPGYTQGIDIRAKVTVLAEGARGHLTKRLVKRFALDKDSDPQAYSIGIKELWQVPEGRVTPGKIVHTLGWPASNDIYGGSFLYHLENNQIALGYVSGLDYKDPEYKPWEAFQQWKNHPLIKPLLEGGSILSAGARAIVTGGWQSLPKVEMPGALLIGDTAGLLNVPKIKGTHQAIRSGMLAAEHLVASQLAPEGFDAKLRASDAMAELKSVRNIKPGFKKGLWFGMANAAWETLTGGLSPWTLKVKPDWSSLDKVGEHEAPRRDYVDRTLAPRDRLQGVYYAATEHDEDQPVHLRVHDTSVCITRCTAEYDNPCTRFCPAGVYEIVDDGEGKRLQINAANCVHCKTCDIKDPYQIIEWVTPEGGAGPNYQNL, encoded by the coding sequence ATGTCCGATGTCGAACGCGATGTGATGGAGTACGACGTCGTCACCGTCGGCGCGGGGCCGTCGGGCCTGGCGTTCGCGATCCGGCTCAAGCAGCTGAATCCCGAGATCTCGGTCTGCGTGATCGAGAAGGCCAGCGCCATCGGGGCGCACATCCTCTCCGGCGCGGTGATCGAACCGCAGCCGCTCGACGCACTGCTGCCCGGCTGGCGCGACAACCCGCCGCCGGTCTGCGTGCCCGCCGCGGACGACGAGTTCTGGTACTTCAGCAAGGACGGCGGCCGCAAGTTCCCGATCGTGCCGCCCGGCATGCGCAACCATGGCAACTTCATCGTCTCGCTCGGCGCGATGTGCGCGTGGCTGGCGCCGCAGGCCGAAGCGCTGGGCGTGGAGATCTATCCGGGCTTCGCCGCTGCGGAAACGCTGCATGACGACGACGGCAAGGTCGTCGGCGTGCGCATCGGCGATATGGGCATCGCGAAGGACGGCAACCACAAGCCTGGCTACACGCAGGGCATCGACATCCGCGCCAAGGTCACCGTGCTGGCCGAAGGCGCGCGCGGCCACCTGACCAAGCGACTGGTGAAGCGCTTCGCCCTGGACAAGGACAGCGACCCGCAGGCGTATTCGATCGGCATCAAGGAACTGTGGCAGGTGCCGGAAGGCCGCGTCACGCCCGGCAAGATCGTGCACACGCTGGGTTGGCCGGCCAGCAACGACATCTACGGCGGCAGCTTCCTGTACCACCTGGAGAACAACCAGATCGCGCTCGGCTATGTCAGCGGCCTGGATTACAAGGATCCGGAGTACAAGCCGTGGGAGGCCTTCCAGCAATGGAAGAACCATCCGCTGATCAAGCCGCTGCTCGAAGGCGGCAGCATACTGTCCGCCGGCGCACGCGCCATCGTCACCGGCGGCTGGCAGTCGCTGCCCAAGGTCGAGATGCCGGGTGCATTGCTGATCGGCGACACCGCCGGCCTGCTCAACGTGCCGAAGATCAAGGGCACGCACCAGGCGATCCGCAGCGGCATGCTGGCCGCCGAACACCTGGTGGCATCGCAGCTTGCGCCGGAAGGCTTCGACGCCAAACTGCGCGCTTCCGACGCGATGGCGGAGCTGAAGTCGGTGCGCAACATCAAGCCGGGTTTCAAGAAGGGCCTGTGGTTCGGCATGGCCAACGCCGCGTGGGAAACCCTCACCGGCGGCCTGTCGCCGTGGACGCTGAAGGTGAAGCCGGACTGGTCCTCGCTCGACAAGGTCGGCGAGCACGAAGCCCCCAGGCGCGACTACGTGGACCGCACGCTGGCCCCGCGCGACCGCCTGCAGGGCGTCTACTACGCCGCCACCGAGCACGACGAAGACCAGCCGGTGCACCTGCGCGTGCACGACACCTCCGTCTGCATTACCCGCTGTACCGCCGAATACGACAACCCCTGCACGCGCTTCTGCCCGGCAGGGGTCTACGAAATCGTCGACGACGGCGAAGGCAAGCGCCTGCAGATCAACGCCGCCAACTGCGTCCACTGCAAGACCTGCGACATCAAGGACCCCTACCAGATCATCGAATGGGTGACGCCGGAAGGCGGCGCGGGACCGAATTACCAGAATCTGTAG